The Pseudopipra pipra isolate bDixPip1 chromosome 6, bDixPip1.hap1, whole genome shotgun sequence genome includes a region encoding these proteins:
- the ARID4A gene encoding AT-rich interactive domain-containing protein 4A isoform X3 has translation MKAADEPAYLTVGTDVSAKYRGAFCEAKIKTVKRLVKVKVVLKGDNSTQLVQDDQVKGPLRVGAMVETKMPDGSFQEAVISKLTDASWYTVVFDDGDERTLRRTSLCLKGERHFAESETLDQLPLTNPEHFGTPVIGKKSNRGRRSSLPVTEDEKEEESSEEEDEDKRRLNDELLGKVVSVTCNSEKADWYPALVVSPSCNDDVAVKKDQCLVRSFADSKFYSIARKDIKELDLQNLPKSESSPKKGLQEATTFLSTKGVPRNWKMDISEILESSSSDEEDGAAAETDEEEEKREEKTEEVPPEEELDPEERDNFLQQLYKFMEDRGTPINKPPVLGYKDLNLFKLFRLVYQQGGCDNIESGAVWKQIYMDLGIPILNSAASYNVKTAYRKYLYGFEEYCRSANIQFRTIHHNEPKVVEDTQKHVEPMEESVKEEQKMPPTEVKKEAEENYSSSESEKEEVELRSPRGRRRLARDATPAKKDGEEDKTPDKLKDSNKENKDTEETPENAEKKENETPLGRKSTPKQKEKKLKKQEDSDKESDEEEERQREREELENKGESEGEEDEEDTEPCLTGTKVKVKYGRGKTQKIYEASIKSTEIDDGEVLYLVHYYGWNVRYDEWVKADRIIWPVDKGGPKRKQKKKTKSKEDGEKDEKKDEEKQKSKRGRPPLKSTLPSNTSCSLSKTATSEDSGTSDSEADESSEKNLNEEFSPETSELEKGEKLRDEKLDEENPKIPHTLKENDRTQVQPLETLKLEVEESEQIVQIFGNKTDQIEEIKREAEKSPKGKGRRSKTKDPSLENAKIAPGGQEEAANESLTEPERLDGSSLDCKESSSTTESETEPSTKDKKLLKRKTLEQASPEKRNRRESEMEVPNIVSEERTNECTGAEECRGVNAEESLRTGHEEMPSLVAESAPRGQELRSDNFQRPPEAVGNVPLKDEDDTMPQIGPETLLCHEVDLDDLDEKEKSGSEDTIAEKPEPSAPNSHPSALPPAVPSAFPVASPLALSQDESRSVKSESDVTIEVDSVAEESQEGLCESESVNGFEASTTSSNCSIAVQEREMGEKGQKRPSDSSSGTLAKKQKRTPKRTSAAAKNEKNGTGQSSDSEDLPVLDSSSKCTPVKHLNAAKPQKISRSPARVISPHIKDGEKDKHREKHHHQNASPRVYKWSFQLNELDNMSSTERISFLQEKLQEIRKYYMSLKSEVATIDRRRKRLKKKDREVSHTGASMSSASSDTGMSPSSSSPPQNVLAVECR, from the exons ATGAAG gcagcagatgAGCCTGCCTACCTGACAGTGGGGACTGATGTCAGTGCCAAGTACCGCGGTGCCTTCTGCGAGGCCAAGATTAAGACGGTGAAAAGGCTCGTGAAAGTCAAG GTGGTCTTGAAGGGGGACAACTCAACTCAGTTAGTGCAAGATGACCAAGTGAAAGGACCTCTAAGA GTTGGTGCAATGGTTGAAACCAAAATGCCCGATGGATCCTTCCAGGAAGCCGTGATCAGCAAGCTGACGGATGCGAGCTGGTACACTGTGG TTTTTGATGATGGAGATGAAAGGACCTTGAGACGAACTTCATTATGCTTGAAGGGAGAAAGGCACTTTGCAGAAAGTGAG aCACTTGACCAACTGCCACTAACCAATCCAGAGCACTTTGGAACTCCAGTTATTGGGAAGAAATCTAATAGAGGGAGAAGATCTTCTCTTCCTGT CACTGAagatgaaaaggaagaagaaagtagTGAAGAAGAGGATGAAGATAAAAGGCGCCTCAACGATGAATTGCTTGGCAAAGTTGTGAGTGTGACTTGTAATTCAGAGAAGGCAGACTGGTACCCAGCTTTG GTGGTGTCACCGAGCTGCAACGACGACGTCGCCGTGAAGAAGGACCAGTGTTTAGTTCGATCCTTTGCAGATTCCAAATT TTACTCAATAGCAAGAAAAGACATCAAAGAATTAGATCTTCAAAACTTACCAAAATCTGAGTCCTCTCCTAAGAAag GGCTACAGGAGGCAACTACATTTCTCAGCACCAAGGGTGTTCCTAGGAACTGGAAAATGGACATCAGTGAAATCCTGGAGTCCTCCAGCAGTGATGAGGaagatggagctgctgcagaaactgatgaagaggaagaaaaaagagaagagaaaactgaagaagTACCG CCTGAGGAAGAGCTCGATCCTGAAGAGAGGGACAACTTCCTCCAACAGCTTTACAAGTTTATGGAAGACAGAG GTACTCCTATCAATAAACCACCAGTTCTGGGCTACAAGGACCTTAATCTCTTCAAACTTTTTAGACTGGTTTATCAGCAGGGTGGGTGTGACAAT ATTGAGAGTGGTGCTGTATGGAAGCAAATTTATATGGACCTTGGCATTCCTATTTTGAACTCGGCTGCTTCCTACAATGTAAAAACTGCTTATAGAAA GTATCTGTATGGTTTTGAGGAGTACTGTCGCTCTGCAAACATTCAGTTCAGGACCATCCACCACAATGAGCCAAAAGTGGTAGAAGACACACAGAAACACGTGGAACCAATGGAGGAAAGTGTGAAAGAGGAACAAAAAATGCCCCCaacagaagttaaaaaagaagcagaagaaaattattccagcagtgaaagtgaaaaagaagaggTAGAACTAAGATCCCCCAGG GGACGAAGGAGACTTGCCCGTGATGCAACCCCTGCTAAAAAAGATGGTGAAGAGGATAAAACACCAGACAAACTAAAAGACagtaacaaagaaaacaaagatacAGAGGAAACACCTGAGAAcgcagaaaagaaagaaaacgaAACTCCACTAGGGAGGAAAAGTACACcaaagcaaaaagagaaaaaactcaaaaaacagGAGGACTCTGACAAAGAGTCggatgaagaggaagagaggcagagagagag GGAGGAACTTGAGAACAAAGGAGAATCAGAAGGTGAAGAGGATGAGGAGGACACAGAACCCTGCCTGACTGGAACCAAAGTGAAAGTAAAATATGGACGTGGAAAGACTCAAAAAATTTATGAAGCCAGTattaaaagcacagaaattgATGATGGAGAAGTTTTATATTTAGTTCACTACTATGGTTGGAATGTAAG GTACGATGAGTGGGTGAAAGCTGATCGAATTATCTGGCCTGTGGACAAAGGAGGaccaaagagaaaacagaagaaaaaaacaaaa AGCAAAGAAGACGGGGAAAAGGACGAGAAGAAGGACGAGGAGAAACAAAAGTCCAAGCGTGGGCGGCCCCCTCTGAAATCTACTCTTCCATCCAACACGTCTTGCAGCTTATCCAAAACAGCCACCAGTGAAG ACTCTGGCACATCTGACAGTGAAGCAGATGAGTCATCTGAAAAGAATTTGAATGAAGAATTTTCTCCAGAAACTTCAGAACTGGAAAAAGGCGAAAAACTCCGTGATGAGAAGCTCGATGAAGAAAACCCAAAGATCCCTCatactttgaaagaaaatgacagGACTCAAGTGCAGCCACTAGAAACACTGAAACTGGAAGTGGAGGAAAGTGAACAAATAGTTCAgatttttggaaataaaacGGATCAAATCGAAGAAATCAAAAGAGAGGCTGAAAAATCACccaagggaaaagggagaaggagcaaGACAAAAGATCCCTCTCTGGAGAATGCAAAGATTGCTCCAGGAGGCCAAGAAGAGGCAGCAAATGAATCTCTCACAGAACCTGAAAGGTTAGATGGGTCTTCCTTGGACTGTAAAGAAAGTTCCAGCACTACTGAAAGCGAGACAGAACCTTCTACAAAAGATAAGAAgcttttgaaaaggaaaactcTGGAACAGGCATCACCCGAGAAGAGGAACCGGCGAGAGAGTGAGATGGAAGTGCCAAATATTGTATCTGAAGAGAGGACCAATGAATGtactggagcagaggaatgtaGAGGGGTGAATGCTGAGGAGTCCCTCAGAACTGGACACGAGGAGATGCCATCCCTGGTGGCGGAATCGGCCCCGCGCGGTCAGGAACTGAGGAGCGACAACTTCCAACGTCCCCCTGAAGCCGTTGGGAACGTTCCCTTAAAGGACGAGGACGACACGATGCCCCAGATCGGTCCCGAGACTTTGCTGTGCCACGAGGTGGACTTGGATGACTTGGACGAGAAGGAGAAGAGCGGCAGTGAAGACACAATAGCAGAAAAGCCAGAGCCCAGTGCTCCGAACTCCCACCCCTCTGCCTTACCCCCCGCGGTCCCCTCGGCATTCCCGGTGGCCTCTCCCCTGGCCCTCAGCCAGGACGAGTCGCGGAGCGTCAAGAGCGAGAGCGACGTGACCATCGAGGTGGACAGTGTGGCTGAGGAGTCCCAGGAGGGGCTCTGCGAGAGCGAGTCTGTCAATGGGTTTGAAGCCAGCACCACATCAAGCAATTGTAGTATTGCTGTGCAAGAGAGAGAGATGGGAGAGAAAG GTCAAAAAAGacccagtgacagcagcagtggaacactggcaaagaaacaaaagcgAACTCCAAAGCGAACCAGCGCTGCAgccaaaaatgaaaagaatggAACAG GACAAAGTAGTGACAGTGAAGACCTTCCTGTGCTGGACAGTTCCAGTAAATGTACTCCTGTAAAACACCTCAATGCAGCCAAACCACAGAAGATTTCTCGGTCTCCTGCCAGAGTGATTTCC
- the ARID4A gene encoding AT-rich interactive domain-containing protein 4A isoform X4, with protein MKAADEPAYLTVGTDVSAKYRGAFCEAKIKTVKRLVKVKVVLKGDNSTQLVQDDQVKGPLRVGAMVETKMPDGSFQEAVISKLTDASWYTVVFDDGDERTLRRTSLCLKGERHFAESETLDQLPLTNPEHFGTPVIGKKSNRGRRSSLPVTEDEKEEESSEEEDEDKRRLNDELLGKVVSVTCNSEKADWYPALVVSPSCNDDVAVKKDQCLVRSFADSKFYSIARKDIKELDLQNLPKSESSPKKGLQEATTFLSTKGVPRNWKMDISEILESSSSDEEDGAAAETDEEEEKREEKTEEVPPEEELDPEERDNFLQQLYKFMEDRGTPINKPPVLGYKDLNLFKLFRLVYQQGGCDNIESGAVWKQIYMDLGIPILNSAASYNVKTAYRKYLYGFEEYCRSANIQFRTIHHNEPKVVEDTQKHVEPMEESVKEEQKMPPTEVKKEAEENYSSSESEKEEVELRSPRGRRRLARDATPAKKDGEEDKTPDKLKDSNKENKDTEETPENAEKKENETPLGRKSTPKQKEKKLKKQEDSDKESDEEEERQRERYDEWVKADRIIWPVDKGGPKRKQKKKTKSKEDGEKDEKKDEEKQKSKRGRPPLKSTLPSNTSCSLSKTATSEGKSGARGARNNLSNPPAFPNGTEATPRRQTRRSSGMFDSDRGSNDSGTSDSEADESSEKNLNEEFSPETSELEKGEKLRDEKLDEENPKIPHTLKENDRTQVQPLETLKLEVEESEQIVQIFGNKTDQIEEIKREAEKSPKGKGRRSKTKDPSLENAKIAPGGQEEAANESLTEPERLDGSSLDCKESSSTTESETEPSTKDKKLLKRKTLEQASPEKRNRRESEMEVPNIVSEERTNECTGAEECRGVNAEESLRTGHEEMPSLVAESAPRGQELRSDNFQRPPEAVGNVPLKDEDDTMPQIGPETLLCHEVDLDDLDEKEKSGSEDTIAEKPEPSAPNSHPSALPPAVPSAFPVASPLALSQDESRSVKSESDVTIEVDSVAEESQEGLCESESVNGFEASTTSSNCSIAVQEREMGEKGQKRPSDSSSGTLAKKQKRTPKRTSAAAKNEKNGTGQSSDSEDLPVLDSSSKCTPVKHLNAAKPQKISRSPARVISPHIKDGEKDKHREKHHHQNASPRVYKWSFQLNELDNMSSTERISFLQEKLQEIRKYYMSLKSEVATIDRRRKRLKKKDREVSHTGASMSSASSDTGMSPSSSSPPQNVLAVECR; from the exons ATGAAG gcagcagatgAGCCTGCCTACCTGACAGTGGGGACTGATGTCAGTGCCAAGTACCGCGGTGCCTTCTGCGAGGCCAAGATTAAGACGGTGAAAAGGCTCGTGAAAGTCAAG GTGGTCTTGAAGGGGGACAACTCAACTCAGTTAGTGCAAGATGACCAAGTGAAAGGACCTCTAAGA GTTGGTGCAATGGTTGAAACCAAAATGCCCGATGGATCCTTCCAGGAAGCCGTGATCAGCAAGCTGACGGATGCGAGCTGGTACACTGTGG TTTTTGATGATGGAGATGAAAGGACCTTGAGACGAACTTCATTATGCTTGAAGGGAGAAAGGCACTTTGCAGAAAGTGAG aCACTTGACCAACTGCCACTAACCAATCCAGAGCACTTTGGAACTCCAGTTATTGGGAAGAAATCTAATAGAGGGAGAAGATCTTCTCTTCCTGT CACTGAagatgaaaaggaagaagaaagtagTGAAGAAGAGGATGAAGATAAAAGGCGCCTCAACGATGAATTGCTTGGCAAAGTTGTGAGTGTGACTTGTAATTCAGAGAAGGCAGACTGGTACCCAGCTTTG GTGGTGTCACCGAGCTGCAACGACGACGTCGCCGTGAAGAAGGACCAGTGTTTAGTTCGATCCTTTGCAGATTCCAAATT TTACTCAATAGCAAGAAAAGACATCAAAGAATTAGATCTTCAAAACTTACCAAAATCTGAGTCCTCTCCTAAGAAag GGCTACAGGAGGCAACTACATTTCTCAGCACCAAGGGTGTTCCTAGGAACTGGAAAATGGACATCAGTGAAATCCTGGAGTCCTCCAGCAGTGATGAGGaagatggagctgctgcagaaactgatgaagaggaagaaaaaagagaagagaaaactgaagaagTACCG CCTGAGGAAGAGCTCGATCCTGAAGAGAGGGACAACTTCCTCCAACAGCTTTACAAGTTTATGGAAGACAGAG GTACTCCTATCAATAAACCACCAGTTCTGGGCTACAAGGACCTTAATCTCTTCAAACTTTTTAGACTGGTTTATCAGCAGGGTGGGTGTGACAAT ATTGAGAGTGGTGCTGTATGGAAGCAAATTTATATGGACCTTGGCATTCCTATTTTGAACTCGGCTGCTTCCTACAATGTAAAAACTGCTTATAGAAA GTATCTGTATGGTTTTGAGGAGTACTGTCGCTCTGCAAACATTCAGTTCAGGACCATCCACCACAATGAGCCAAAAGTGGTAGAAGACACACAGAAACACGTGGAACCAATGGAGGAAAGTGTGAAAGAGGAACAAAAAATGCCCCCaacagaagttaaaaaagaagcagaagaaaattattccagcagtgaaagtgaaaaagaagaggTAGAACTAAGATCCCCCAGG GGACGAAGGAGACTTGCCCGTGATGCAACCCCTGCTAAAAAAGATGGTGAAGAGGATAAAACACCAGACAAACTAAAAGACagtaacaaagaaaacaaagatacAGAGGAAACACCTGAGAAcgcagaaaagaaagaaaacgaAACTCCACTAGGGAGGAAAAGTACACcaaagcaaaaagagaaaaaactcaaaaaacagGAGGACTCTGACAAAGAGTCggatgaagaggaagagaggcagagagagag GTACGATGAGTGGGTGAAAGCTGATCGAATTATCTGGCCTGTGGACAAAGGAGGaccaaagagaaaacagaagaaaaaaacaaaa AGCAAAGAAGACGGGGAAAAGGACGAGAAGAAGGACGAGGAGAAACAAAAGTCCAAGCGTGGGCGGCCCCCTCTGAAATCTACTCTTCCATCCAACACGTCTTGCAGCTTATCCAAAACAGCCACCAGTGAAGGTAAATCCGGAGCCAGAGGTGCACGGAACAACTTGTCCAATCCCCCAGCATTCCCAAACGGAACCGAAG CAACACCTCGCAGGCAGACGAGACGTAGCTCAGGAATGTTTGATTCTGATAGAGGATCAAACG ACTCTGGCACATCTGACAGTGAAGCAGATGAGTCATCTGAAAAGAATTTGAATGAAGAATTTTCTCCAGAAACTTCAGAACTGGAAAAAGGCGAAAAACTCCGTGATGAGAAGCTCGATGAAGAAAACCCAAAGATCCCTCatactttgaaagaaaatgacagGACTCAAGTGCAGCCACTAGAAACACTGAAACTGGAAGTGGAGGAAAGTGAACAAATAGTTCAgatttttggaaataaaacGGATCAAATCGAAGAAATCAAAAGAGAGGCTGAAAAATCACccaagggaaaagggagaaggagcaaGACAAAAGATCCCTCTCTGGAGAATGCAAAGATTGCTCCAGGAGGCCAAGAAGAGGCAGCAAATGAATCTCTCACAGAACCTGAAAGGTTAGATGGGTCTTCCTTGGACTGTAAAGAAAGTTCCAGCACTACTGAAAGCGAGACAGAACCTTCTACAAAAGATAAGAAgcttttgaaaaggaaaactcTGGAACAGGCATCACCCGAGAAGAGGAACCGGCGAGAGAGTGAGATGGAAGTGCCAAATATTGTATCTGAAGAGAGGACCAATGAATGtactggagcagaggaatgtaGAGGGGTGAATGCTGAGGAGTCCCTCAGAACTGGACACGAGGAGATGCCATCCCTGGTGGCGGAATCGGCCCCGCGCGGTCAGGAACTGAGGAGCGACAACTTCCAACGTCCCCCTGAAGCCGTTGGGAACGTTCCCTTAAAGGACGAGGACGACACGATGCCCCAGATCGGTCCCGAGACTTTGCTGTGCCACGAGGTGGACTTGGATGACTTGGACGAGAAGGAGAAGAGCGGCAGTGAAGACACAATAGCAGAAAAGCCAGAGCCCAGTGCTCCGAACTCCCACCCCTCTGCCTTACCCCCCGCGGTCCCCTCGGCATTCCCGGTGGCCTCTCCCCTGGCCCTCAGCCAGGACGAGTCGCGGAGCGTCAAGAGCGAGAGCGACGTGACCATCGAGGTGGACAGTGTGGCTGAGGAGTCCCAGGAGGGGCTCTGCGAGAGCGAGTCTGTCAATGGGTTTGAAGCCAGCACCACATCAAGCAATTGTAGTATTGCTGTGCAAGAGAGAGAGATGGGAGAGAAAG GTCAAAAAAGacccagtgacagcagcagtggaacactggcaaagaaacaaaagcgAACTCCAAAGCGAACCAGCGCTGCAgccaaaaatgaaaagaatggAACAG GACAAAGTAGTGACAGTGAAGACCTTCCTGTGCTGGACAGTTCCAGTAAATGTACTCCTGTAAAACACCTCAATGCAGCCAAACCACAGAAGATTTCTCGGTCTCCTGCCAGAGTGATTTCC
- the ARID4A gene encoding AT-rich interactive domain-containing protein 4A isoform X2, with the protein MKAADEPAYLTVGTDVSAKYRGAFCEAKIKTVKRLVKVKVVLKGDNSTQLVQDDQVKGPLRVGAMVETKMPDGSFQEAVISKLTDASWYTVVFDDGDERTLRRTSLCLKGERHFAESETLDQLPLTNPEHFGTPVIGKKSNRGRRSSLPVTEDEKEEESSEEEDEDKRRLNDELLGKVVSVTCNSEKADWYPALVVSPSCNDDVAVKKDQCLVRSFADSKFYSIARKDIKELDLQNLPKSESSPKKGLQEATTFLSTKGVPRNWKMDISEILESSSSDEEDGAAAETDEEEEKREEKTEEVPPEEELDPEERDNFLQQLYKFMEDRGTPINKPPVLGYKDLNLFKLFRLVYQQGGCDNIESGAVWKQIYMDLGIPILNSAASYNVKTAYRKYLYGFEEYCRSANIQFRTIHHNEPKVVEDTQKHVEPMEESVKEEQKMPPTEVKKEAEENYSSSESEKEEVELRSPRGRRRLARDATPAKKDGEEDKTPDKLKDSNKENKDTEETPENAEKKENETPLGRKSTPKQKEKKLKKQEDSDKESDEEEERQREREELENKGESEGEEDEEDTEPCLTGTKVKVKYGRGKTQKIYEASIKSTEIDDGEVLYLVHYYGWNVRYDEWVKADRIIWPVDKGGPKRKQKKKTKSKEDGEKDEKKDEEKQKSKRGRPPLKSTLPSNTSCSLSKTATSEATPRRQTRRSSGMFDSDRGSNDSGTSDSEADESSEKNLNEEFSPETSELEKGEKLRDEKLDEENPKIPHTLKENDRTQVQPLETLKLEVEESEQIVQIFGNKTDQIEEIKREAEKSPKGKGRRSKTKDPSLENAKIAPGGQEEAANESLTEPERLDGSSLDCKESSSTTESETEPSTKDKKLLKRKTLEQASPEKRNRRESEMEVPNIVSEERTNECTGAEECRGVNAEESLRTGHEEMPSLVAESAPRGQELRSDNFQRPPEAVGNVPLKDEDDTMPQIGPETLLCHEVDLDDLDEKEKSGSEDTIAEKPEPSAPNSHPSALPPAVPSAFPVASPLALSQDESRSVKSESDVTIEVDSVAEESQEGLCESESVNGFEASTTSSNCSIAVQEREMGEKGQKRPSDSSSGTLAKKQKRTPKRTSAAAKNEKNGTGQSSDSEDLPVLDSSSKCTPVKHLNAAKPQKISRSPARVISPHIKDGEKDKHREKHHHQNASPRVYKWSFQLNELDNMSSTERISFLQEKLQEIRKYYMSLKSEVATIDRRRKRLKKKDREVSHTGASMSSASSDTGMSPSSSSPPQNVLAVECR; encoded by the exons ATGAAG gcagcagatgAGCCTGCCTACCTGACAGTGGGGACTGATGTCAGTGCCAAGTACCGCGGTGCCTTCTGCGAGGCCAAGATTAAGACGGTGAAAAGGCTCGTGAAAGTCAAG GTGGTCTTGAAGGGGGACAACTCAACTCAGTTAGTGCAAGATGACCAAGTGAAAGGACCTCTAAGA GTTGGTGCAATGGTTGAAACCAAAATGCCCGATGGATCCTTCCAGGAAGCCGTGATCAGCAAGCTGACGGATGCGAGCTGGTACACTGTGG TTTTTGATGATGGAGATGAAAGGACCTTGAGACGAACTTCATTATGCTTGAAGGGAGAAAGGCACTTTGCAGAAAGTGAG aCACTTGACCAACTGCCACTAACCAATCCAGAGCACTTTGGAACTCCAGTTATTGGGAAGAAATCTAATAGAGGGAGAAGATCTTCTCTTCCTGT CACTGAagatgaaaaggaagaagaaagtagTGAAGAAGAGGATGAAGATAAAAGGCGCCTCAACGATGAATTGCTTGGCAAAGTTGTGAGTGTGACTTGTAATTCAGAGAAGGCAGACTGGTACCCAGCTTTG GTGGTGTCACCGAGCTGCAACGACGACGTCGCCGTGAAGAAGGACCAGTGTTTAGTTCGATCCTTTGCAGATTCCAAATT TTACTCAATAGCAAGAAAAGACATCAAAGAATTAGATCTTCAAAACTTACCAAAATCTGAGTCCTCTCCTAAGAAag GGCTACAGGAGGCAACTACATTTCTCAGCACCAAGGGTGTTCCTAGGAACTGGAAAATGGACATCAGTGAAATCCTGGAGTCCTCCAGCAGTGATGAGGaagatggagctgctgcagaaactgatgaagaggaagaaaaaagagaagagaaaactgaagaagTACCG CCTGAGGAAGAGCTCGATCCTGAAGAGAGGGACAACTTCCTCCAACAGCTTTACAAGTTTATGGAAGACAGAG GTACTCCTATCAATAAACCACCAGTTCTGGGCTACAAGGACCTTAATCTCTTCAAACTTTTTAGACTGGTTTATCAGCAGGGTGGGTGTGACAAT ATTGAGAGTGGTGCTGTATGGAAGCAAATTTATATGGACCTTGGCATTCCTATTTTGAACTCGGCTGCTTCCTACAATGTAAAAACTGCTTATAGAAA GTATCTGTATGGTTTTGAGGAGTACTGTCGCTCTGCAAACATTCAGTTCAGGACCATCCACCACAATGAGCCAAAAGTGGTAGAAGACACACAGAAACACGTGGAACCAATGGAGGAAAGTGTGAAAGAGGAACAAAAAATGCCCCCaacagaagttaaaaaagaagcagaagaaaattattccagcagtgaaagtgaaaaagaagaggTAGAACTAAGATCCCCCAGG GGACGAAGGAGACTTGCCCGTGATGCAACCCCTGCTAAAAAAGATGGTGAAGAGGATAAAACACCAGACAAACTAAAAGACagtaacaaagaaaacaaagatacAGAGGAAACACCTGAGAAcgcagaaaagaaagaaaacgaAACTCCACTAGGGAGGAAAAGTACACcaaagcaaaaagagaaaaaactcaaaaaacagGAGGACTCTGACAAAGAGTCggatgaagaggaagagaggcagagagagag GGAGGAACTTGAGAACAAAGGAGAATCAGAAGGTGAAGAGGATGAGGAGGACACAGAACCCTGCCTGACTGGAACCAAAGTGAAAGTAAAATATGGACGTGGAAAGACTCAAAAAATTTATGAAGCCAGTattaaaagcacagaaattgATGATGGAGAAGTTTTATATTTAGTTCACTACTATGGTTGGAATGTAAG GTACGATGAGTGGGTGAAAGCTGATCGAATTATCTGGCCTGTGGACAAAGGAGGaccaaagagaaaacagaagaaaaaaacaaaa AGCAAAGAAGACGGGGAAAAGGACGAGAAGAAGGACGAGGAGAAACAAAAGTCCAAGCGTGGGCGGCCCCCTCTGAAATCTACTCTTCCATCCAACACGTCTTGCAGCTTATCCAAAACAGCCACCAGTGAAG CAACACCTCGCAGGCAGACGAGACGTAGCTCAGGAATGTTTGATTCTGATAGAGGATCAAACG ACTCTGGCACATCTGACAGTGAAGCAGATGAGTCATCTGAAAAGAATTTGAATGAAGAATTTTCTCCAGAAACTTCAGAACTGGAAAAAGGCGAAAAACTCCGTGATGAGAAGCTCGATGAAGAAAACCCAAAGATCCCTCatactttgaaagaaaatgacagGACTCAAGTGCAGCCACTAGAAACACTGAAACTGGAAGTGGAGGAAAGTGAACAAATAGTTCAgatttttggaaataaaacGGATCAAATCGAAGAAATCAAAAGAGAGGCTGAAAAATCACccaagggaaaagggagaaggagcaaGACAAAAGATCCCTCTCTGGAGAATGCAAAGATTGCTCCAGGAGGCCAAGAAGAGGCAGCAAATGAATCTCTCACAGAACCTGAAAGGTTAGATGGGTCTTCCTTGGACTGTAAAGAAAGTTCCAGCACTACTGAAAGCGAGACAGAACCTTCTACAAAAGATAAGAAgcttttgaaaaggaaaactcTGGAACAGGCATCACCCGAGAAGAGGAACCGGCGAGAGAGTGAGATGGAAGTGCCAAATATTGTATCTGAAGAGAGGACCAATGAATGtactggagcagaggaatgtaGAGGGGTGAATGCTGAGGAGTCCCTCAGAACTGGACACGAGGAGATGCCATCCCTGGTGGCGGAATCGGCCCCGCGCGGTCAGGAACTGAGGAGCGACAACTTCCAACGTCCCCCTGAAGCCGTTGGGAACGTTCCCTTAAAGGACGAGGACGACACGATGCCCCAGATCGGTCCCGAGACTTTGCTGTGCCACGAGGTGGACTTGGATGACTTGGACGAGAAGGAGAAGAGCGGCAGTGAAGACACAATAGCAGAAAAGCCAGAGCCCAGTGCTCCGAACTCCCACCCCTCTGCCTTACCCCCCGCGGTCCCCTCGGCATTCCCGGTGGCCTCTCCCCTGGCCCTCAGCCAGGACGAGTCGCGGAGCGTCAAGAGCGAGAGCGACGTGACCATCGAGGTGGACAGTGTGGCTGAGGAGTCCCAGGAGGGGCTCTGCGAGAGCGAGTCTGTCAATGGGTTTGAAGCCAGCACCACATCAAGCAATTGTAGTATTGCTGTGCAAGAGAGAGAGATGGGAGAGAAAG GTCAAAAAAGacccagtgacagcagcagtggaacactggcaaagaaacaaaagcgAACTCCAAAGCGAACCAGCGCTGCAgccaaaaatgaaaagaatggAACAG GACAAAGTAGTGACAGTGAAGACCTTCCTGTGCTGGACAGTTCCAGTAAATGTACTCCTGTAAAACACCTCAATGCAGCCAAACCACAGAAGATTTCTCGGTCTCCTGCCAGAGTGATTTCC